The following are from one region of the Corylus avellana chromosome ca1, CavTom2PMs-1.0 genome:
- the LOC132167075 gene encoding probable glycerol-3-phosphate dehydrogenase [NAD(+)] 1, cytosolic, whose protein sequence is MVGATEVMPNADANGSILKSNGALEEKVDELRRLLGKAESDPLRIVAVGAGAWGSVFAAMLQDSYGHLREKVQIRIWRRAGRSVDRATAEHLFEVINSREDVLRRLIRRCAYLKYVEARLGDRTLHADEILKDGFCLNMIDTPLCPLKVVTNLQEAVWDADIVINGLPSTETREVFEEISRYWKERITEPVIISLAKGVEAELEPEPRIVTPTQMINRATGVPMENILYLGGPNIASEIYNMEYANARICGAEKWRKPLAKFLRQPHFVVWDNGDLVTHEVMGGLKNVYAIGAGMIAALTNESATSKSVYFAHCTSEMIFITHLLAEEPEKLAGPLLADTYVTLLKGRNSWYGQKLAKGELSLEMGDSIKGKGMIQGVSAVKAFYELLCQSSLSTLHPEENKPVAPVELCPILKMLYKILITRERSCQAILQALRDETMNDPRDRIEIAQTHAVYRPSLLGHQP, encoded by the exons ATGGTTGGGGCAACTGAAGTAATGCCTAATGCGGATGCCAATGGGTCAATTCTGAAATCAAATGGTGCTTTAGAGGAGAAGGTCGATGAGCTTCGTCGCCTTCTGGGAAAAGCTGAGAGTGATCCGCTGAGGATTGTTGCTGTTGGGGCAGGTGCATGGGGTAGTGTTTTTGCAGCTATGTTGCAAGACAGTTATGGTCATTTAAGAGAGAAGGTCCAAATTAGGATATGGAGAAGAGCTGGTAGATCTGTTGACAGAGCTACAGCTGAACACCTATTCGAGGTCATCAATTCTAGGGAGGATGTGTTGAGAAGACTGATTAGGCGGTGTGCATACTTGAAATATGTGGAGGCAAGATTAGGTGATCGAACACTTCATGCTGATGAGATTTTGAAAGACGGATTTTGCTTGAACATGATTGATACTCCTCTCTGCCCTTTGAAGGTTGTCACTAACTTGCAGGAGGCTGTGTGGGATGCCGATATTGTAATCAATGGCTTGCCCTCAACAGAAACCCGTGAGGTATTTGAAGAAATCAGTAGGTATTGGAAAGAGAGAATAACAGAACCTGTCATCATTTCTTTAGCAAAGGGTGTAGAGGCTGAATTGGAGCCTGAACCACGCATAGTAACTCCCACTCAAATGATCAATCGAGCAA CTGGTGTTCCAATGGAGAACATTCTTTATCTTGGAGGACCTAATATAGCCTCAGAGATCTACAACATGGAATATGCTAATGCTCGAATATGTGGAGCTGAAAAGTGGAGGAAACCATTGGCAAAGTTTTTGAGGCAGCCCCACTTTGTAGTGTGGGACAATGGTGACCTTGTTACTCATGAAGTCATGGGAGGCTTAAAGAATGTCTATGCTATTGGGGCTG GAATGATAGCAGCTCTAACCAACGAGAGTGCCACCAGCAAATCAGTATACTTTGCTCACTGTACATCTGAGATGATATTTATCACTCATCTCTTAGCAGAAGAACCAGAGAAACTTGCAGGGCCTTTGTTGGCTGACACTTATGTAACCCTGTTGAAAGGTCGTAATTCATGGTATGGACAAAAGTTGGCCAAAGGGGAATTGAGCCTTGAAATGGGTGATAGCATCAAGGGCAAAGGGATGATTCAG GGGGTCTCTGCTGTTAAAGCATTTTATGAGCTGCTCTGTCAGTCCAGCTTAAGTACACTACATCCTGAAGAAAATAAGCCTGTTGCTCCAGTTGAGCTCTGCCCCATCTTGAAGATGTTATATAAAATACTTATAACAAG GGAGCGTTCATGTCAGGCGATTCTTCAAGCATTAAGGGATGAGACAATGAATGATCCCCGAGATCGAATCGAGATTGCACAAACCCATGCTGTTTACAGACCTTCTCTTCTTGGTCATCAGCCTTGA